A stretch of the Malus sylvestris chromosome 10, drMalSylv7.2, whole genome shotgun sequence genome encodes the following:
- the LOC126585904 gene encoding alanine--tRNA ligase, chloroplastic/mitochondrial-like isoform X1, protein MESLKLSQPLCSSHGWKSLIPLPTSRVLPKSTFHIYPNRKLGLSTGFITTANVALFSSNVFPSRHCVVTQVRSMKFSTKSTSASVQSATDELVEGKSKDLSVSGDSIRRRFLDFYAARGHKVLPSASLVPDDPTVLLTIAGMLQFKPIFLGQVPRQVSRATTAQRCIRTNDVENVGRTTRHHTFFEMLGNFSFGDYFKKEAIQWAWELSTVEFGLPADRLWISVFEDDSEAFEIWHDEVGVPIERIKRMGEEDNFWTSGVAGPCGPCSEIYYDFHPERGYAAIDLNDDTRFIEFYNLVFMEFNKKDDGSLEPLKQKNIDTGLGLERMARILQKVSNNYETDLIYPIIEKTSELAKVPYGLADDQSKLNLKIIGDHMRAVVYLISDGVVPSNIGRGYVVRRLIRRAVRTGRMLGIKGDGQGNLEGAFLPTIAGKVIELSTYIYPDLKDRIPHILEELKREELKFVQTLERGEKYLDQMLVESLLSAKESGTTPCLSGKDAFLLYDTYGFPVEITAEVAEERGVSIDMNGFDIEMENQRHQSQAAHSAVKLSMGNSADVTKDVGDTKFLGYETLSATAVVESLIVNGSPVLQVSEGSEVEVLLNRTPFYAESGGQIGDHGFLYIPQGENQYKAVMEIIDVQKSMGNIFVHKGTIKEGALEVGREVEAAVDARLRQRAKVHHTATHLLQSALKKVIGQETSQAGSLVAFERLRFDFNFHRPLTDSELAKIESLVNKWVGDATPLQTKVMPLADAKGAGAIAMFGEKYGEEVRVVEVPGVSMELCGGTHVSNTSEIRGFKIISEQGIASGIRRIEAVAGDAFIEYVNARDYYMKQLCSTLKVKAEEVTNRVDNLLEELRMTRNEASTLREKAAVYKASIMASKAISVGTSQKVRVLVESMEDTDADSLKKAAEYLIETLEDPAAVILGSCPGDEKVSLVAAFTPGVVNLGIQAGKFIGPIAKLCGGGGGGRPNFAQAGGRKPENLSSALEKARSEIISVLSEKAS, encoded by the exons ATGGAAAGCTTGAAGCTTTCACAGCCCTTGTGCAGCAGCCATGGCTGGAAATCTCTCATTCCACTTCCCACTTCAAGAGTTTTGCCCAAATCAACTTTCCACATCTACCCAAATCGTAAATTGGGCCTTTCCACCG gctTCATTACCACAGCAAACGTAGCCCTCTTCTCTTCCAATGTATTTCCCAGCAGGCATTGTGTTGTAACACAAGTTCGGAGCATGAAGTTTAGTACTAAAAGTACATCAG CATCTGTACAGTCTGCAACTGATGAACTGGTGGAGGGTAAGTCCAAAGATCTCTCTGTGAGTGGGGATTCCATACGCCGTCGGTTTCTTGATTTTTATGCTGCCCGTGGTCACAAGGTTCTTCCAAGTGCTTCTCTTGTGCCAGATGATCCCACAGTTCTACTAACTATTGCGGGAATGCTCCAATTTAAGCCCATATTCCTTGGTCAG GTTCCTAGACAAGTTTCTCGTGCTACAACTGCACAGAGGTGCATACGTACAAATGATGTGGAGAATGTAGGCCGAACAACTCGACATCATACGTTCTTTGAGATGCTTGGAAATTTCAGTTTTGGGGATTACTTCAAGAAGGAGGCAATCCAATGGGCATGGGAGCTTTCAACTGTAGA ATTTGGGTTACCAGCTGACAGATTGTGGATTAGTGTCTTTGAAGATgatagtgaagcttttgaaatcTGGCATGACGAG GTGGGCGTTCCCATAGAGCGTATAAAGAGAATGGGTGAAGAGGACAACTTTTGGACTAGTGGAGTTGCTGGTCCATGTGGTCCATGTTCTGAGATTTATTATGATTTCCATCCTGAGAGGGGTTATGCTGCCATT GATCTGAATGATGATACGAGGTTTATAGAGTTTTACAATTTAGTTTTtatggaattcaacaagaaggatGACGGATCGCTTGAACCCTTGAAACAGAAGAATATAGATACTGGGCTTGGCTTGGAGCGTATGGCTCGCATTCTTCAGAAG GTTTCAAACAACTATGAAACCGACTTGATCTATCCAATTATAGAGAAAACCTCAGAATTGGCAAAAGTACCGTATGGTCTAGCTGATGATCAGTCAAAACTGAACCTCAAA ATTATAGGAGATCACATGCGTGCAGTTGTATATCTCATATCGGATGGGGTTGTTCCATCAAATATTGGAAGAGGTTATGTCGTTCGACGGCTTATTAGAAGAGCCGTTCGTACCGGTAGGATGCTGGGTATAAAGGGAGATGGTCAGGGAAACCTTGAAGGAGCATTTTTACCAACCATTGCAGGAAAAGTAATCGAGTTGAGCACCTACATATATCCAGATTTGAAAGATAGAATACCCCACATTCTTGAGGAGTTGAAAAGGGAAGAACTTAAATTTGTGCAGACATTGGAGAGAGGGGAAAAATATCTTGACCAAATGCTAGTTGAGTCACTGTTAAGTGCAAAAGAAAGTGGGACTACACCTTGCTTGTCAGGAAAAGATGCATTTCTTTTGTATGATACGTATGGATTTCCTGTCGAAATAACAGCAGAAGTGGCTGAAGAACGTGGTGTAAGTATAGATATGAATGGTTTTGATATTGAAATGGAAAACCAGAGGCATCAATCCCAGGCTGCACATAGTGCTGTTAAACTTTCCATGGGAAATAGTGCAGATGTTACAAAAGATGTTGGGGACACCAAATTTCTTGGATACGAAACCCTTTCTGCAACAGCCGTGGTGGAAAGTCTTATAGTGAATGGGAGCCCTGTCCTACAGGTTTCCGAAGGAAGTGAAGTAGAAGTGTTGCTGAACCGGACACCCTTTTATGCAGAATCAGGAGGTCAAATTGGAGATCATGGATTTTTATATATTCCACAAGGTGAAAACCAGTACAAGGCTGTTATGGAGATAATAGATGTCCAAAAATCTATGGGTAACATATTTGTTCATAAGGGTACGATCAAAGAGGGAGCTTTAGAAGTTGGCAGAGAAGTGGAAGCCGCAGTGGATGCAAGACTAAGACAGCGAGCGAAG GTTCATCATACTGCTACTCATTTGCTGCAATCTGCACTCAAGAAAGTTATAGGTCAGGAAACATCACAAGCTGGTTCGTTGGTGGCTTTTGAGCGTCTAAGGTTTGATTTCAACTTCCACCGACCACTTACTGACAGCGAGCTTGCGAAAATTGAAAGTCTGGTTAATAAATGGGTTGGGGATGCAACACCACTTCAAACTAAAGTGATGCCTCTTGCTGATGCCAAAGGAGCAGGGGCTATAGCAATGTTTGGTGAAAAATATGGTGAAGAG GTTCGTGTTGTAGAGGTTCCTGGAGTATCCATGGAACTTTGTGGTGGAACTCATGTGAGCAATACTTCTGAAATACGTggattcaaaataatttcagaACAGGGTATTGCATCTGGAATCAGGCGTATAGAAGCTGTGGCAGGTGATGCCTTTATTGAATATGTCAATGCCAGAGATTATTACATGAAACAACTATGTTCCACCCTCAAA GTGAAAGCTGAAGAAGTAACAAACAGAGTAGATAATCTATTAGAGGAGTTACGGATGACAAGAAATGAAGCTTCTACCTTGCGGGAAAAAGCTGCAGTTTACAAAGCATCGATCATGGCAAGCAAAGCGATTTCTGTGGGAACTTCACAAAAAGTCAG GGTACTGGTTGAATCCATGGAAGACACTGATGCTGATTCACTAAAAAAAGCAGCCGAATATCTGATAGAGACGCTAGAAGATCCGGCAGCTGTCATTCTGGGCTCTTGTCCAGGTGATGAGAAGGTAAGCCTGGTTGCCGCATTCACCCCAGGAGTTGTCAATTTGGGAATACAGGCGGGGAAGTTCATAGGGCCCATAGCTAAGTTGTGTGGTGGTGGAGGCGGCGGAAGACCCAACTTTGCTCAGGCAGGAGGGCGGAAGCCTGAGAATTTGTCCAGTGCACTTGAAAAAGCTCGGTCCGAGATCATCTCAGTTCTATCTGAAAAGGCAAGTTAA
- the LOC126585904 gene encoding alanine--tRNA ligase, chloroplastic/mitochondrial-like isoform X2 — translation MLGNFSFGDYFKKEAIQWAWELSTVEFGLPADRLWISVFEDDSEAFEIWHDEVGVPIERIKRMGEEDNFWTSGVAGPCGPCSEIYYDFHPERGYAAIDLNDDTRFIEFYNLVFMEFNKKDDGSLEPLKQKNIDTGLGLERMARILQKVSNNYETDLIYPIIEKTSELAKVPYGLADDQSKLNLKIIGDHMRAVVYLISDGVVPSNIGRGYVVRRLIRRAVRTGRMLGIKGDGQGNLEGAFLPTIAGKVIELSTYIYPDLKDRIPHILEELKREELKFVQTLERGEKYLDQMLVESLLSAKESGTTPCLSGKDAFLLYDTYGFPVEITAEVAEERGVSIDMNGFDIEMENQRHQSQAAHSAVKLSMGNSADVTKDVGDTKFLGYETLSATAVVESLIVNGSPVLQVSEGSEVEVLLNRTPFYAESGGQIGDHGFLYIPQGENQYKAVMEIIDVQKSMGNIFVHKGTIKEGALEVGREVEAAVDARLRQRAKVHHTATHLLQSALKKVIGQETSQAGSLVAFERLRFDFNFHRPLTDSELAKIESLVNKWVGDATPLQTKVMPLADAKGAGAIAMFGEKYGEEVRVVEVPGVSMELCGGTHVSNTSEIRGFKIISEQGIASGIRRIEAVAGDAFIEYVNARDYYMKQLCSTLKVKAEEVTNRVDNLLEELRMTRNEASTLREKAAVYKASIMASKAISVGTSQKVRVLVESMEDTDADSLKKAAEYLIETLEDPAAVILGSCPGDEKVSLVAAFTPGVVNLGIQAGKFIGPIAKLCGGGGGGRPNFAQAGGRKPENLSSALEKARSEIISVLSEKAS, via the exons ATGCTTGGAAATTTCAGTTTTGGGGATTACTTCAAGAAGGAGGCAATCCAATGGGCATGGGAGCTTTCAACTGTAGA ATTTGGGTTACCAGCTGACAGATTGTGGATTAGTGTCTTTGAAGATgatagtgaagcttttgaaatcTGGCATGACGAG GTGGGCGTTCCCATAGAGCGTATAAAGAGAATGGGTGAAGAGGACAACTTTTGGACTAGTGGAGTTGCTGGTCCATGTGGTCCATGTTCTGAGATTTATTATGATTTCCATCCTGAGAGGGGTTATGCTGCCATT GATCTGAATGATGATACGAGGTTTATAGAGTTTTACAATTTAGTTTTtatggaattcaacaagaaggatGACGGATCGCTTGAACCCTTGAAACAGAAGAATATAGATACTGGGCTTGGCTTGGAGCGTATGGCTCGCATTCTTCAGAAG GTTTCAAACAACTATGAAACCGACTTGATCTATCCAATTATAGAGAAAACCTCAGAATTGGCAAAAGTACCGTATGGTCTAGCTGATGATCAGTCAAAACTGAACCTCAAA ATTATAGGAGATCACATGCGTGCAGTTGTATATCTCATATCGGATGGGGTTGTTCCATCAAATATTGGAAGAGGTTATGTCGTTCGACGGCTTATTAGAAGAGCCGTTCGTACCGGTAGGATGCTGGGTATAAAGGGAGATGGTCAGGGAAACCTTGAAGGAGCATTTTTACCAACCATTGCAGGAAAAGTAATCGAGTTGAGCACCTACATATATCCAGATTTGAAAGATAGAATACCCCACATTCTTGAGGAGTTGAAAAGGGAAGAACTTAAATTTGTGCAGACATTGGAGAGAGGGGAAAAATATCTTGACCAAATGCTAGTTGAGTCACTGTTAAGTGCAAAAGAAAGTGGGACTACACCTTGCTTGTCAGGAAAAGATGCATTTCTTTTGTATGATACGTATGGATTTCCTGTCGAAATAACAGCAGAAGTGGCTGAAGAACGTGGTGTAAGTATAGATATGAATGGTTTTGATATTGAAATGGAAAACCAGAGGCATCAATCCCAGGCTGCACATAGTGCTGTTAAACTTTCCATGGGAAATAGTGCAGATGTTACAAAAGATGTTGGGGACACCAAATTTCTTGGATACGAAACCCTTTCTGCAACAGCCGTGGTGGAAAGTCTTATAGTGAATGGGAGCCCTGTCCTACAGGTTTCCGAAGGAAGTGAAGTAGAAGTGTTGCTGAACCGGACACCCTTTTATGCAGAATCAGGAGGTCAAATTGGAGATCATGGATTTTTATATATTCCACAAGGTGAAAACCAGTACAAGGCTGTTATGGAGATAATAGATGTCCAAAAATCTATGGGTAACATATTTGTTCATAAGGGTACGATCAAAGAGGGAGCTTTAGAAGTTGGCAGAGAAGTGGAAGCCGCAGTGGATGCAAGACTAAGACAGCGAGCGAAG GTTCATCATACTGCTACTCATTTGCTGCAATCTGCACTCAAGAAAGTTATAGGTCAGGAAACATCACAAGCTGGTTCGTTGGTGGCTTTTGAGCGTCTAAGGTTTGATTTCAACTTCCACCGACCACTTACTGACAGCGAGCTTGCGAAAATTGAAAGTCTGGTTAATAAATGGGTTGGGGATGCAACACCACTTCAAACTAAAGTGATGCCTCTTGCTGATGCCAAAGGAGCAGGGGCTATAGCAATGTTTGGTGAAAAATATGGTGAAGAG GTTCGTGTTGTAGAGGTTCCTGGAGTATCCATGGAACTTTGTGGTGGAACTCATGTGAGCAATACTTCTGAAATACGTggattcaaaataatttcagaACAGGGTATTGCATCTGGAATCAGGCGTATAGAAGCTGTGGCAGGTGATGCCTTTATTGAATATGTCAATGCCAGAGATTATTACATGAAACAACTATGTTCCACCCTCAAA GTGAAAGCTGAAGAAGTAACAAACAGAGTAGATAATCTATTAGAGGAGTTACGGATGACAAGAAATGAAGCTTCTACCTTGCGGGAAAAAGCTGCAGTTTACAAAGCATCGATCATGGCAAGCAAAGCGATTTCTGTGGGAACTTCACAAAAAGTCAG GGTACTGGTTGAATCCATGGAAGACACTGATGCTGATTCACTAAAAAAAGCAGCCGAATATCTGATAGAGACGCTAGAAGATCCGGCAGCTGTCATTCTGGGCTCTTGTCCAGGTGATGAGAAGGTAAGCCTGGTTGCCGCATTCACCCCAGGAGTTGTCAATTTGGGAATACAGGCGGGGAAGTTCATAGGGCCCATAGCTAAGTTGTGTGGTGGTGGAGGCGGCGGAAGACCCAACTTTGCTCAGGCAGGAGGGCGGAAGCCTGAGAATTTGTCCAGTGCACTTGAAAAAGCTCGGTCCGAGATCATCTCAGTTCTATCTGAAAAGGCAAGTTAA
- the LOC126585905 gene encoding alanine--tRNA ligase, chloroplastic/mitochondrial-like produces MEEDLHHRVSGDSIRRRFLDFYASRGHTVLPSASLVPDDPTVLLTIAGMLQFKPIFLGQVPRQVPRAVTAQRCIRTNDVENVGRTARHHTLFEMLGNFSFGDYFKEEAIPWAWELSTKEFGLPAERLWVSVFEDDDEAFEIWHKKVGVPAERIKRMGKDDNFWTSGVTGPCGPCSEVYFDFQPERGHSDADLNDDTRFLEFYNLVFMEFNKKDDGSLEPLNQKNIDTGLGLERMARILQEVPNNYETDLIRPIIEKTSEIVNVSYDTAVDCSKLNFKIVGDHLRAIVNLISDGVVPSNIGRGYVPRFLIRRSVRCARWLVKKGGSQGSLKGAILATIAAKAIEMSTNINPDVKDRAPHILEELKREELKFVKTLERGEKFLEQMLVEALLNAKESGNIPCLSSKDAFLLYDTYGFPVEITAEVAEERGVSIDMNGFHTEMENQRRQSQAAHTDVKLSMGNSADLTKNVPNTEFVGYITLSTAAIVEGLIVNGNKVMQVSEGSDADIWLNRTPFYAESGGQIGDHGTLYIPGENQHKVVVEIKDVQKFGNIFVHKGTIREGVLQVGEEVEATVDAKLRQHAKVHHTATHLLQSALKKVLGHETSQVGSLVAFDRLRFDFNFCRLLTDSELAEIERLVNNWVADAILLQTKVMPLSEAKGAGAIAMFGEKYGEEVRVVEVPGISMELCGGTHVSNTSEIRGFKILSEQGKASGIRRIEAVAGESFMEYINSRDYHMKQLCSTLNVKAEEAKNRVDNLLEELQMSKNEASTLREKIAVHKASVMATQGISVGSSKTVGVLIESMDDTDADSLKKAAEYLVDTLGDPAAVILGSCRGNEKVSLVAAFTPGVVQLGMHAGKFIGPIAEFCGGRGGGKPNFAQAGGRKPENLSSALEKARSEIFLKLSEMESLQS; encoded by the exons ATGGAGGAGGATCTCCATCACCGTGTGAGTGGTGATTCCATACGACGCCGTTTCCTGGATTTTTATGCTTCTCGGGGTCACACAGTTCTTCCGAGTGCATCTCTTGTGCCAGATGATCCCACAGTTCTATTAACGATTGCTGGAATGCTCCAATTCAAGCCTATTTTCCTTGGTCAG GTTCCTAGACAAGTACCTCGTGCAGTAACTGCGCAAAGGTGCATACGCACAAACGATGTGGAGAATGTTGGTAGAACAGCTCGGCATCATACACTCTTTGAGATGCTTGGGAATTTCAGTTTTGGAGATTACTTCAAGGAGGAAGCAATACCTTGGGCATGGGAGCTTTCAACTAAAGA ATTTGGACTGCCAGCTGAGAGATTATGGGTTAGTGTCTTTGAAGATGacgatgaagcttttgaaatcTGGCATAAAAAG GTGGGTGTTCCGGCTGAGCGCATAAAGAGAATGGGCAAAGATGACAACTTTTGGACTAGCGGAGTCACTGGTCCCTGCGGGCCCTGCTCTGAGGTGTATTTTGATTTCCAACCAGAGAGGGGACATTCAGATGCT GATCTCAATGATGACACCAGATTTTTAGAGTTCTACAATCTAGTTTTcatggaattcaacaagaaggatGATGGTTCACTAGAGCCCTTAAACCAGAAGAATATAGATACCGGGCTTGGCCTCGAGCGTATGGCTCGCATCCTTCAGGAGGTTCCGAACAACTATGAAACTGACTTGATCAGACCAATTATAGAGAAGACCTCAGAAATTGTAAATGTGTCATATGACACAGCTGTTGACTGCTCAAAATTGAATTTCAAA ATTGTAGGAGATCATTTACGCGCGATTGTAAACCTGATATCAGATGGAGTTGTTCCATCAAATATTGGAAGAGGTTATGTCCCTCGATTCCTAATCAGAAGGTCTGTTCGCTGTGCTCGGTGGCTTGTTAAAAAGGGGGGTTCTCAGGGCAGCCTCAAAGGAGCAATTTTAGCCACCATTGCAGCAAAAGCAATAGAGATGAGCACCAACATCAATCCGGATGTAAAAGATAGAGCACCCCATATTCTTGAGGAGTTGAAAAGGGAAGAACTTAAATTTGTGAAGACATTGGAGAGAGGAGAAAAATTTCTTGAGCAAATGCTAGTTGAGGCATTATTAAATGCAAAAGAAAGTGGGAATATACCTTGCTTGTCCAGCAAGGATGCTTTTCTTTTGTATGATACATATGGGTTTCCTGTCGAAATAACAGCAGAAGTGGCTGAAGAACGTGGTGTAAGTATAGATATGAATGGTTTTCATACTGAAATGGAAAACCAACGTCGTCAATCTCAGGCTGCACATACTGATGTCAAACTTTCCATGGGAAATAGTGCTGATCTTACGAAAAATGTTCCCAACACTGAATTTGTTGGCTACATTACGCTTTCTACAGCAGCAATAGTGGAAGGCCTTATAGTGAATGGGAACAAGGTCATGCAGGTTTCCGAAGGAAGTGATGCTGATATATGGTTGAACCGGACTCCATTTTATGCAGAATCAGGTGGTCAAATTGGAGATCACGGAACTTTATATATTCCAGGTGAAAACCAACATAAGGTTGTTGTGGAGATAAAAGATGTCCAAAAATTCGGCAACATATTTGTTCATAAGGGTACAATCAGAGAGGGAGTTCTACAGGTTGGCGAAGAAGTGGAAGCAACAGTTGATGCAAAACTAAGGCAACATGCTAAG GTTCATCATACCGCCACACATTTGCTTCAATCTGCTCTTAAGAAAGTTTTAGGTCATGAAACTTCACAAGTTGGCTCATTGGTGGCTTTTGACCGTTTAAGATTTGATTTCAACTTCTGCCGGCTGCTTACTGACAGTGAGCTTGCTGAAATTGAAAGACTAGTAAATAACTGGGTTGCAGATGCAATACTGCTTCAAACGAAAGTGATGCCTCTTTCTGAAGCAAAAGGTGCAGGGGCCATTGCAATGTTTGGAGAAAAATATGGTGAAGAG GTACGTGTTGTAGAGGTTCCTGGTATATCCATGGAACTTTGCGGTGGGACTCATGTGAGCAACACTTCTGAAATACGCGGGTTTAAAATACTTTCTGAACAAGGTAAAGCATCCGGAATCAGGCGCATAGAAGCTGTGGCTGGTGAATcgtttatggaatatatcaatTCCAGAGATTATCATATGAAGCAGCTGTGTTCCACCCTCAAT GTGAAAGCTGAAGAAGCAAAAAATAGGGTAGACAACCTCTTGGAGGAGTTACAGATGAGCAAAAATGAAGCTTCTACTTTGCGAGAAAAGATAGCAGTTCACAAAGCATCAGTAATGGCAACCCAGGGAATTTCTGTGGGGAGTTCAAAAACAGTCGG AGTACTAATTGAGTCCATGGATGATACGGACGCTGATTCGCTGAAAAAAGCCGCGGAATATCTTGTTGATACATTAGGAGATCCAGCAGCTGTGATTCTAGGCTCTTGTCGAGGGAATGAGAAGGTGAGTTTGGTTGCTGCATTCACCCCAGGGGTTGTCCAGTTGGGAATGCATGCAGGGAAGTTCATTGGGCCTATTGCTGAGTTTTGTGGTGGTAGAGGCGGTGGAAAGCCTAACTTTGCTCAGGCAGGCGGGAGGAAGCCTGAAAATTTGTCGAGTGCACTAGAAAAAGCTCGGTCCGAAATCTTCTTAAAACTCTCAGAAATGGAAAGTTTACAGTCATAG